One segment of Babylonia areolata isolate BAREFJ2019XMU chromosome 24, ASM4173473v1, whole genome shotgun sequence DNA contains the following:
- the LOC143298899 gene encoding electron transfer flavoprotein-ubiquinone oxidoreductase, mitochondrial-like, giving the protein MATFTRAVYPFRFVPRVAKQIQHVRHASTEKAASTEIPQITTHYTIYPRDSDPRWSDIDMTRVVDEVDVVIVGGGPAGMSAACRLKQLANQREMDLRVCLVEKAAEIGGHTLSGACIEPVALQELFPDWRDRGAPLATPVTEDKFAFLTETSKVPLPILPGMPLNNHGNYIVRLGNVVRWLGEQAEELGVEVYSGIAASELLFHEDGSLKGIATNDVGIHKDGSPKDSFERGMELHAKVTIFGEGCHGHLAKQLYNRYNLREGCSPQSYGIGLKEVWEVSPDLHRPGTVEHTVGWPFPYDVYAGTFLYHLGEGEPLVAIGAVVGLDYSNPYLSPFQEFQRFKHHPSVEPLLRSGKRIAYGARALNEGGLQSIPKLTFPGGCLVGCSPGFLNVPKIKGTHTAMKSGMLAAESVFDTITNENLVSNSPTAGLDPQVYEKRLRDSYVWEELHKVRNVRPSFNTRLGLYGGLAYTGVVWYLLQGKEPWTFKHADPDYAQLKPAAESQPIDYPKPDNKVSFDLLSSVALTGTNHNHDQPPHLTLRDDEVPLVRNLSVFDGPEQRFCPAGVYEYIEREDGNGKRLQINAQNCIHCKTCDIKDPSQNINWVVPQGGEGPAYNGM; this is encoded by the exons ATGGCGACCTTCACGCGAGCTGTGTATCCATTTCGGTTTG ttccAAGGGTTGCTAAACAGATCCAGCATGTCCGCCACGCTTCCACTGAGAAAGCAGCATCCACAGAGATCCCACAGATCACAACGCACTACACTATATACCCCAGAGACAGTGACCCGCGGTGGAGTG ACATTGACATGACCCGAGTTGTGGACGAAGTGGACGTGGTGATTGTGGGAGGGGGGCCAGCAGGCATGTCAGCAGCCTGTCGCCTCAAGCAGCTGGCCAATCAGAGGGAGATGGACCTCCGGGTCTGTCTGGTGGAGAAGGCGGCCGAGATTGGGGGCCACACTCTGTCTGGAGCCTGCATCGAGCCTGTGGCCCTGCAAGAGCTGTTCCCCGACTGGAGGGATAGAGGG GCACCGCTTGCCACGCCAGTGACGGAAGACAAATTTGCCTTTCTCACGGAGACTTCCAAGGTACCTCTTCCCATCTTGCCAG GCATGCCTTTGAACAATCACGGGAACTACATTGTGAGGCTGGGGAACGTGGTCCGGTGGCTCGGGGAACAAGCCGAGGAGCTGGGCGTTGAAGTCTACTCCGGCATCGCAGCCAGCGAG TTGCTGTTCCATGAGGATGGGAGCCTTAAGGGCATTGCCACCAACGATGTGGGCATCCACAAAGACGGATCTCCCAAG GACAGCTTTGAACGGGGCATGGAGCTTCACGCCAAGGTGACCATCTTCGGGGAGGGCTGCCACGGGCACCTGGCCAAACAGCTGTACAACAGGTACAACCTGCGGGAGGGGTGCAGCCCCCAGAGCTACGGCATCGGCCtgaaggaggtgtgggaggtgtcCCCCGACCTGCACAGACCCGGCACCGTGGAGCACACCGTGGGATGGCCCTTT ccctaTGACGTCTATGCCGGCACTTTTCTTTATCATCTGGGCGAAGGAGAACCGTTGGTTGCTATAGGTGCTGTG gtagGACTGGACTACAGCAACCCGTACCTGAGTCCCTTCCAGGAGTTCCAGCGGTTCAAGCACCACCCCAGTGTGGAGCCCCTGCTGAGGTCGGGGAAGCGCATTGCTTACGGTGCTCGTGCCCTCAACGAAGGGGGACTTCAG AGCATCCCCAAGCTGACGTTTCCGGGAGGCTGCCTGGTGGGCTGCAGCCCTGGGTTCCTTAACGTGCCCAAGATCAAGGGCACCCACACCGCCATGAAGAGCGGCATGCTGGCTGCCGAGTCCGTCTTTGACACCATCACCAACGAGAATCTGGTCAGCAATTCTCCCACTGCCG gcctggacCCCCAGGTGTACGAGAAGCGGCTGAGGGACAGCTACGTGTGGGAGGAGCTGCACAAGGTGCGCAACGTGCGGCCGTCCTTCAACACCAGGCTGGGGCTGTACGGGGGGCTGGCCTACACCGGGGTCGTCTGGTACCTCCTGCAGGGCAAGGAGCCCTGGACCTTCAAACATGCag ACCCTGACTATGCCCAGCTGAAGCCGGCGGCGGAGAGCCAGCCCATCGACTACCCCAAGCCGGACAACAAGGTGAGCTTCGACCTGCTGAGCTCCGTGGCCCTGACGGGAACCAACCACAACCATGACCAGCCCCCTCACCTCACTCTGCGTGATGATGAGGTGCCCCTTGTCCGCAACCTGTCCGTGTTTGACGGACCGGAACAACGCTTCTGTCCTGCag GTGTGTACGAGTACATTGAACGTGAGGATGGCAATGGGAAGCGCCTGCAGATCAACGCTCAGAACTGCATCCACTGCAAGACGTGCGACATCAAGGACCCCAGTCAGAACATCAACTGGGTCGTGccgcaggggggggaggggcccgcCTACAATGGAATGTAG